The Quercus lobata isolate SW786 chromosome 4, ValleyOak3.0 Primary Assembly, whole genome shotgun sequence genome segment TTAGCTAGCACTTTAGAGAAGATTTTGTACAATACATTGCATAATTTGATGGGCCGAAATTCAGAAACCAATATAggattttttacttttggtaTCAAAGTGATGAATGTGTGATTTGAATTTTCAGGAAGTGAAGTTGAATTTAAAAAGGATAGAACAAAAGTTGTGATATCCTTACCCACCAAATCCCAATagtgttggaaaaaaaaagtggcggCATCCCATTTGGACCCGGAGATTTTAGAGGTACCATTTGATATAGAGCCACCTCTACCTCATCCTTAGTGAAGTCTGTAATCAATTGTCTGTTCATGTCTTCCGTCACTAAGCTTTGGATTGAGTCCAATGCCAACTGGGGTTGACAATCATCTGAAGTGGAGAACAAACTGGTGTAAAATCTTAGGAACTCTTCAGCTATGCCTTTCGGGTCCAACTTCCACTACCCCTCACTCCCCATTATTCCTTCATTTGGTTTCTCCGATAACGTTGAGTGGCTCTACTATGGAAGTATTTGGAATTTTTGTCTCCAAACATGGCCTATAAAGAGTGAGATCGTTGAAACCACACCTTGTCTCCTTATCTTGGAGGTCATTCACCTCACTTCTGAGCATTCTTGCATGGAAATTAACCCGTCAGTAATGCCTTCAATTCTGCCTTAGCTAGAAGTTTCTGTTTTTGTTGTAACTCTCTTCAGATGCTACCAAAATTTCTACTACTCCCTCTCTTTAGGGCCAAACCATAGCTCTTAATTTTAGGAACAATACCTGCTGCATTGTTGTCAATTCTGTGCTTATCCCATTTCGTTTTAATAGTATCTATACATCCCTTCTCAGCAAGCCATATCTCTCCAAACCAGAACGGTTTTTCATGAATTGTTGGATCTAGGATTTTGGGTAAAATCCATAGAGGGGAGTGGTCAGAGGTGTTGCAATTCAGATGGTGCACCGAGGATCCTCCAAACTTGATTAACCACTCATTATTTGCTAGATTTCTATCTAGTCTCTCCCATATTGAATCCccattcttgaaaaaaaatttcgaagtGACTTTTGAATTGTTGGTATTTATATCCCAACTGATGCAACTATtcacctctctctcttaattttgtcaaaaagaattttaattttggaaatTGCAACAATAGTAAAGCAAGGTATCCAACCAAGTATTGGCTgctttctttcaattttctaattaaaagatataactcCTGATAAGGTATATTAATACTTTATAATtgcaataatattttattgaacttcaattttattaaatgtCTTTATTGTTATGAAACAACAATCAATATTTAATCCCAAACGCCTTTATTATTATGCTTAACAAATAGTAGATTCCAGTTGATTAGCTTAACCGTAAAATTCTTATAGTCAAATAAGAGATATGTGGTGATccccgcttacaccaaaaatcaattaaatgtCTTGGTTAGATGATAAATAGCTCTCATCAAGAGTAGACATTATAGATTGAAattctcttccaaaaaaaaaaataattatgcttacCAATATTAAGAACTTTGATTGAAATTCCACTCCATCGTATTATTATGTTAAACCAAACTCTGGAATACAATTCAAGTTCTATTTATGTGTTgtcaccaaactaatgaatgaaggaaaaattattatattataactttttgtATTTATTGTGATACTAATTTCTATTCTTATGCAATCACTATTACAATataccaaacgtgcccttagAGTAGAGGGCCTTATAATTTATTTCCGTAACAGCTATAAGGATTCAAATTAGCATTTTAAGCTCTAATGTCCATTGATAACCTCCTTGCCCCTAGTGGCCGATAGTCTTTCTATGAATTGGTTAAACTCCTCTTCCCTGCACATCAAGTTAACCCTTGCAAACTTTTGATGGGCACCGCAAATCTTCCCACTTTTTCCAACGATCTTTAATCCTCTTAAAAATTCGTTACAATCCTTTGTGTCATCTTTACTCTCCAACCATGCGTAGGCTGTTGGAGAAACAAGAAAACAATTATGTTAGAACATATGCCTTTTCTCtatgttttcttataaaaaggaaaaaaaaaaaaggaaaatgataaaaattactatctattttattataaaatacctataaatgaaaatgaatatgATTGTTGTCacttcaaaaatataataaattagttTGAACGAATGATGCCATAGCTACATTTTACATGTCTTTATAAACTAattcatcaatttttaaaatataaaaaaaaattatttaaaaattaatttattgtgtTGTAGATATGGAACTAGTCACATTATTGTTACATCAATTTATAAGtattttgcaataaaattcaTAGTAGCTTAgctttaatctttttctttttctttttttgattttttttaatgtttgttttgtaaaaattaggctaaaatgcaaattgcaccCTCTAAGGTTgactaaaattcatttcaatcctATAActtcaattttgttctattagtttcaaatttattcaattatgcaattaaataatcaaaaaaatattttttgaaaaaataaattctcaaataaaaaattcacaaaatatttttattaattttatacaattttttatatgaaaataatactttttatgacatttttttaacaaaattggaaGAATGCTTGAATTGAATATATTATATGCtgcattttcatataaattgaaCATAACATATATACGTACCGGACAATGTTTCAGCAAGCTTGCCACTGAAGAGGCAGTGCTCTTGTGGATACCTGGACAAAATCAGATATTCACTATTTTGAATAgtttcccttaatttttgccaTCTTTCAGATAGTATTTTTCGCCCATATTCAAAGAAGTTCTCTGATTTGACAGACCCAACTTTTTGGCTGCCATTACAAACTACTTCTATGATTTTTGCAGCCCTGAACTGTGATTCTTTTGATATGCCGATTGAGCTGATCGTTATGTATTCAGTCATCTTCTTAGCAATATCTTTATCCTTAACAAGagcccaacttttttttttttgattaaaaaaaacatgaacTATTCATTCATATGAAAGAGATACATCAGTGAAAGCCAACAAAACAACTGggagaaaacaaacaaactatgCACCCCCTTCCCCCATGAACCCAAGAGCCCATCTAAATTCTTGTGCTTGCATATTACAATTTTGGGGCTTCTTTCCTTGGGCTCTAGCAACCCTTTTTAAAGGGGTATTGGTGGGCTCATAACAGGGAGAGGGAGTATTTATGGGTAAATGGCAGGGAGATTTTTGGGCCTCAGAGGGAAACAAAAGTAATCTCAAAACCGAAGCTTTGACTTTTGCACGGAGGACCCTTGGGAAACACGAGAGAGCACGTCTGGAGAGGGCGCTGGGCTCAAGGGGCGGACCAGACAGCACACCTGACTTGCTGCCTTGCCGTCGGTTCATGTTGTTGGGGCATGTGCGATTTGACAAAGCAACTGAGTGCCTCGCTCGCTCTGTACCCCTACTCGCTAGACTCACCAGACTCCGTACACCGGCGCCATCATCCTTTCCTTCCTCCGCCGGTCCACTTCTGCAAGCAACTCCATGTTTCACAAAATCCTCACACAACCACAATATTCTTTGATCCAATCCCCAAAAAGCCAAAGATGGCCGGACTTTCCTTGGAACCCCAAATGATGCTTCTCACCAAGACCCACAAAAACACAGATAAAGCAAAAGAAGGGAAGCCATTTCATATGAACACAAGATCTGAACATAAGTTGGAGGACCTTTATTCCCCTATCTACAGGTTTTAGATCTGAACCTATCCTCCAGAAAAACTGACTTACCTTGATGAGAAACGGACAAACCATAGATTTGAAACCCAGGTTCGGTCGCAAGGTTGAAACCGCGACTTCATCTTCCTTATCTGTAAGTTGAAAATGCTGAAAGCCCCCAGTGATTGCAAGATTCATGATGCTAAGGAGTTTTAATCAGACCTTGTGGGCTACAAAGACTCAGAGAAGGAACCCGTATTGACAGAGGGAGAGAACTTGTACTAAAAGCAAGAGAAAAGAACTCCtacagagggagagagaaaactttctctctcctacAAGCTGTAGGAGAGAGAAAGCTTCCGAAATGGCGAAGCATTAATTAGTTAACAATTGAGGTAGTACCACCgaaatataatacaattatctctatttaattagTCTAAATTATAGGTTTGGTTTCTAAAATTGGGAATAAGCTGGATTTTGATCATATAAATTAAATGTTAAAGTATTGTTTCTATCCTTATAGTTTGCATGAATTACGgttttttgtccctaaattttaaaaagtttgtttttttgtctctaaactttttaattaaagacaTCTATTTCATTAGTTTAGAAGCAAAAATAGGGACTatgtaaaaactaaattttctcaaaagtttgatgaaaaaagaattctattttttaattttaaggattgaaaatataacatttttaatagggataaaaagcaaaatcaatttaaacttttggggtgaaaacaatattttagcctAAATTTATAAAGTTCAATTTTGGTCCCAAAGCATAGGGTTGGTTCAATTTCGTTACCTAGCTTATATATGTGGTCATTCGATTTGGTTCCTCAATGAGATGTCTTAATATCCCAATagtcatataaaaagaaaaaataaatgatgtgACAAAATCAAACCCACCAAATTTCggagaaaaattataattagccattttttatattaaaaaaaaaatctcaaaagatAGAAGCACTCAAGTACAAAtcttaaatagattttttttttattcaacttattAGTTTCAAATTCCAACCAAATTTGAAATGTCCTAGGGGGGAAAAGTTCAAGATTATTTTGTGGAAAAACATTTGTAAAAATCAATAAAGACGTATATAAAAAtctatcaaaaattaataaataataaagaccTATAAATTTGTAGTGAATACTTTtctctttgttaaaaaaattttaaaactgaCTTATACACTAAGATTAAGATGCTCACCCAATGCGGGAACCGGCATGTCCTGTGCATTTGGAAATCGTAAAGAGCATGTTATCATAATCAGCTGCGCCAGTAATAGCTGTGAACTGTGGCCAGTAGTAAGCAAAGTCATAGATTAGTTTTCCATTTCCATTGCCAGTACGGTTCATCACCACAGCTTCTCTAAGAGTTCCATCTGGTTTGTTTGGTGAATTCACCACCTCTATGTATGCTCCTTTCTTGTCAAACTTATATGCATCACCCTCCCATTTGTACAGCTCTGACCTTAGGAAACCTACCACTTCAGCATATGCCTACAACCAATAATTAGTTATCATTTCAATTATGTGACTATATGCATGCAAGTATCATATTAAATTCAGTTACAGTTAACAATGCCAAGAAATCATATTGGTAACTGCTAAGGTATTAACACTATTTTCCCAAGAAGGTTAGAGACACTTCGTCACAAAAATATTAAAGCAGCAACATATAAGATCTATCATTAAACCCCTTTAATATtaatgtttttcctttttcaatgtAAGTAATATATCAGTTATTAATTAGTCTAGCaaaaataacacaaataattgcaTCAAATTAAGATGTTAAGCAATGGGGGTCTAACCGAGTAGTAAGGAGCAGAAGACACAACACTGACTGGCTCAGGGCCACCAGGAGTCGTGAAAGCGTAAAGCAAAGCTTGGAAGAGCTGTGATGATCCTGTCCCTACCACAATGTACCTATCATCAGTCACTGCATTTCCCACCACACCATGCAATCTCCTTATTGCTGCGCCCAGTTCAGGCTCCAAAAACCAGCATACATTGTTACCATCACTGAAATAGCTCATTAAGTCACCCCCACCAATTGTCACATTATACTTATCACTCATCTTTTTCCAGAATGGCTCAAACATCATTGGATCACCCCTTTCatattagagagaaaaaaaaatcaatataagtAATAACTCAATACCGTGCACTTctaagagaaaatcaaaatatttcagTTACATGATAGTTTTAAAACTAGTACTTGTAAGGAGTCTAACCCTGCTAATTGTAGTGGCAAAGAATAGTTTGGGACAATATGAGTGTTAAGATTTTGTGTGATTATTGAATGATGAGCGAAAGTATGAAAAAGGGAGTGAACATGAAAATTTATGTGGTTTAACTTGACTGCTTATATCTACAAATATAAAGTTCACACCATAAACAACTACATATTCTATTAAGAACTTGTGTCACAACGAACCCAATCTTTGCAGGGTTTGTATATTAGAGAGAGCTTGACTAATCCTAGACTAATTATATGTTAACCCAAACGTAAGTTGCTTGTTCTATAAGTACATGGACATACAATTGGTACAAGCCACTTTAGCCATAATACATCTAACAATAAGTGATGTTAGAGACATTTTCTTTTACAACTTAATCGGCTTAGCCCAAAAAAACAGAGGTGCTGACACCAttgttgagaaagagagagagagaattgttgGTACTCGGCCCCACTTGAGTTgagttttttacaaaaattcCTCTGAACTAATTTCTGCTAAATCAAACACGAAAactagttttcattttttgttctcAAACCCACATGCTTGCAGCAAAAAAGAATATGATTTTCTAAATGACAGTTGACTTTGTACACTAAAGAAGAATTTACTATCAATAATTTTCATGAAATCAAAGGCTTCATTGTAATAGAACGAACTGGATTGAAGCAAATTAAGGGTGATAATTAAGACTTACAAACTAAGATTGAGAACCGAGTCTGAAGAGCTAAGACTGGAAGTCCTTGTGCCATTAGCTGAGGCCAACGAGCATTTATCATCAGAATTGCACTTGATGGATATGGCTGCTACTAGAGACTTTGTAGATACCATTTTGTCTTTGTGGGAAAGGAATCTGAATAAAAGGATGATGGGATACAAGGATGTGTTAATCAGCTtctaatctatatatttatagatgAAGATGGGATAGGTGCACCAACCCTATATCTTATTACTGATCTGGCTTACTATCCTTAAAATTAGTTTTGCATTGAAGTTTATAATcctgttggattttttttacaaatgatTGATGTGGAAATTTTTATGGGTTCTTATTTGCATTTACCACTAAAATCACTTTTCTACTTACCAAAAATCATTCGCCACATTAGGAACTTGTAATGGAATATAGAAAGAAACAATTGGTGTACTTTAGTTTGCCAATAAATATGAAACTCTTCAGTGTATAACATTTAATTAGGAAATTTCATGCTTTTTTTGAAGGTTTGGAGAAAGTTGTTATATTTGACAAGTTGTAATTGGTGGAGCATGTATTGGAAgcttaaacacaaaaaataggATATAAGATTTGTATATTCACAATTATGAATTATCCATTTTCATTAGCTCACTAGATTatgtgtttattattttttgttttgtaatttgtaAACAGACATCCTTCCAAAAAGAAGTTTAGAGGACTTAAAAGTTCTTTTTTATGATAACTCGAAATACTACAATCACTATAGCAGGCCGGCTAAACACATTTGGAGGCCAGATGCGTTAACTATAAAtgaacatttttat includes the following:
- the LOC115986239 gene encoding L-tryptophan--pyruvate aminotransferase 1-like; protein product: MVSTKSLVAAISIKCNSDDKCSLASANGTRTSSLSSSDSVLNLSLGDPMMFEPFWKKMSDKYNVTIGGGDLMSYFSDGNNVCWFLEPELGAAIRRLHGVVGNAVTDDRYIVVGTGSSQLFQALLYAFTTPGGPEPVSVVSSAPYYSAYAEVVGFLRSELYKWEGDAYKFDKKGAYIEVVNSPNKPDGTLREAVVMNRTGNGNGKLIYDFAYYWPQFTAITGAADYDNMLFTISKCTGHAGSRIGWALVKDKDIAKKMTEYITISSIGISKESQFRAAKIIEVVCNGSQKVGSVKSENFFEYGRKILSERWQKLRETIQNSEYLILSRYPQEHCLFSGKLAETLSAYAWLESKDDTKDCNEFLRGLKIVGKSGKICGAHQKFARVNLMCREEEFNQFIERLSATRGKEVINGH